Proteins encoded in a region of the Ralstonia pseudosolanacearum genome:
- a CDS encoding porin produces MKKSLLAMAVLGAFAGAAHAQSSVTLYGVVDANVEYVNHEQNVTSAGIAIPGSGSRVAMQAGGLSSNRWGLRGVEDIGGGLKGLFVLESGFGMDTGTLQQGGRLFGRQAFVGLQGNWGKITLGRQYTTIFDMMANFSPSGYATQYEPVVGLLGPNFREDNVIKYTGLFGPVTVEGHWAFGERAGSQTANSAYGLGANYFAGPFGLGVAYDEVKVLTAAEALGGAGNEYARDKRAAIAASYTVGPVKLMGGYRYGKTDTASSGATLALLPHRDDLYWIGVNYQATPALGFTLSYYYDNIKEATIGTTTVNPRKPQQLNFIADYNFSKRTDVYFTAAYARNASLNWDSIGYAPTASGQLSIGYLPAASQTYFITPDSSNQLGAAIGIRHKF; encoded by the coding sequence ATGAAGAAATCGCTGCTTGCGATGGCAGTGCTGGGCGCGTTTGCTGGTGCAGCGCATGCCCAATCCAGTGTGACGCTGTACGGTGTGGTCGACGCCAACGTCGAGTACGTCAACCATGAGCAAAACGTGACATCGGCGGGGATCGCCATCCCGGGCAGCGGATCGCGCGTGGCAATGCAGGCGGGCGGCCTGTCGTCCAATCGCTGGGGCCTGCGCGGCGTGGAAGATATCGGCGGCGGCCTGAAGGGCCTGTTCGTGCTGGAATCCGGCTTCGGCATGGATACAGGCACGCTGCAGCAAGGCGGCCGCCTGTTCGGCCGGCAGGCGTTCGTGGGCTTGCAGGGCAACTGGGGCAAGATCACGCTGGGCCGCCAGTACACCACGATCTTCGACATGATGGCGAACTTCTCGCCGAGCGGCTATGCCACCCAGTACGAACCGGTGGTCGGCCTGCTGGGCCCGAACTTCCGCGAAGACAACGTGATCAAGTACACCGGCCTGTTCGGCCCCGTGACGGTCGAGGGCCACTGGGCATTCGGCGAGCGCGCGGGCAGCCAGACCGCCAACTCGGCCTACGGCCTGGGTGCCAACTACTTCGCCGGTCCGTTCGGGCTCGGTGTCGCCTACGACGAAGTGAAGGTGCTGACCGCGGCCGAAGCGCTGGGCGGCGCCGGCAACGAGTACGCCCGCGACAAGCGCGCCGCCATTGCGGCCAGCTATACGGTGGGCCCGGTCAAGCTGATGGGCGGCTACCGCTACGGCAAGACCGATACCGCATCGAGCGGCGCAACGCTCGCCCTGCTGCCGCACCGCGACGACCTGTACTGGATCGGCGTGAACTACCAGGCGACGCCGGCCCTGGGCTTCACGCTGTCGTACTACTACGACAACATCAAGGAAGCGACCATCGGCACCACGACGGTCAATCCGCGCAAGCCGCAGCAGTTGAACTTCATCGCCGATTACAACTTCTCCAAGCGTACCGACGTGTATTTCACGGCGGCATACGCTCGCAATGCATCGCTGAACTGGGACTCGATCGGTTATGCGCCGACGGCGAGCGGGCAGTTGTCGATCGGTTACCTGCCGGCGGCATCGCAGACGTACTTCATCACGCCGGATTCCAGCAACCAGCTGGGCGCGGCCATCGGTATCCGCCACAAGTTCTGA
- the coq7 gene encoding 2-polyprenyl-3-methyl-6-methoxy-1,4-benzoquinone monooxygenase, protein MLDRFLPEFDRALRAVAGITRASRPNPADAIVAPTDDGAKLSDTERRHAAGLMRVNHVGEVCAQALYQGQALFARDPGIRAQLDEAAREEEDHLAWCAQRLQELHDRPSLLNPLWYAGAFAIGALAGRLGDKISLGFVAETERQVEHHLDGHLDRLPEHDARSRAIVAQMRDDEVRHGDNARAAGGIDLPEPVRQAMRFASRIMTTAAYRI, encoded by the coding sequence ATGCTCGATCGCTTCCTTCCCGAATTCGACCGCGCCCTGCGCGCCGTGGCCGGCATCACCCGCGCCTCCCGTCCCAACCCCGCCGATGCCATCGTCGCTCCCACCGACGACGGCGCGAAACTGTCCGACACCGAGCGTCGCCATGCCGCCGGGCTGATGCGCGTCAACCACGTGGGCGAGGTGTGCGCCCAGGCGCTGTACCAGGGGCAGGCGCTGTTCGCGCGCGACCCGGGCATCCGCGCCCAGCTCGATGAGGCCGCGCGCGAGGAAGAAGACCACCTCGCCTGGTGCGCCCAGCGCCTGCAGGAACTGCACGATCGCCCGAGCCTGCTCAACCCGCTGTGGTACGCCGGCGCCTTCGCCATCGGCGCGCTCGCCGGCCGCTTGGGCGACAAGATCAGCCTCGGCTTCGTCGCCGAGACCGAGCGCCAGGTCGAGCATCACCTCGACGGCCATCTCGACCGCCTGCCCGAGCACGATGCACGCTCCCGGGCCATCGTCGCCCAGATGCGCGACGACGAAGTCCGCCATGGCGACAACGCCCGCGCTGCCGGCGGCATCGATCTGCCGGAGCCGGTGCGCCAAGCCATGCGCTTCGCCTCACGCATCATGACCACCGCCGCCTACCGCATTTGA
- the mraZ gene encoding division/cell wall cluster transcriptional repressor MraZ, which yields MFQGASALTLDAKGRMSIPTRHREALQLQAEGRVTVTKHPDGCLMLFPRPEWERFRERIAALPMEAHWWKRIFLGSAADVELDTAGRVLVTPELRLAATLERDVMLLGMGSHFEIWDAATYTAKEQAAMAQGMPDALKNFSF from the coding sequence GTGTTCCAGGGAGCGTCGGCGCTGACGCTGGATGCCAAGGGGCGGATGTCCATCCCGACCCGGCATCGCGAAGCGCTTCAGCTGCAGGCCGAGGGCCGGGTGACTGTGACCAAGCACCCGGACGGTTGCCTCATGCTGTTTCCGCGCCCGGAATGGGAGCGCTTCCGGGAGCGCATCGCCGCGCTGCCGATGGAAGCCCACTGGTGGAAGCGGATCTTCCTGGGCAGTGCCGCCGACGTCGAGCTCGACACGGCCGGCCGCGTTCTCGTCACCCCCGAACTACGCTTGGCGGCCACCCTCGAACGCGACGTGATGCTGCTCGGCATGGGCAGCCATTTCGAAATCTGGGACGCCGCCACATACACCGCGAAGGAGCAGGCCGCCATGGCGCAAGGCATGCCCGACGCCCTCAAGAACTTCTCTTTTTGA
- the rsmH gene encoding 16S rRNA (cytosine(1402)-N(4))-methyltransferase RsmH produces MTTQASTGLRHQTVLRDEAVDALLWRDDGIYIDGTFGRGGHSRLILERLGPGGRLIAFDKDPAAITEAGTVEDARFAIEHDSFAQMGGALDARGIGRVAGVLLDLGISSPQIDEGARGFSFRMDGPLDMRMDTTRGITAAQWLAEADERDIARVIRDYGEERFAVQIAKAIVARRRESGTRGPLDRTSELAALVAQAVKTREKGQDPATRTFQALRIHVNQELADLETGLKAAFERLEQGGRLVVISFHSLEDRIVKRFMQALARPEQSAAPEMRRAPLRAHELPAPQLRLLGRVRPSEAEVSANPRARSAIMRVAERC; encoded by the coding sequence ATGACGACCCAAGCCAGTACGGGACTGCGCCATCAAACGGTGCTCAGAGACGAAGCGGTCGATGCGCTGCTGTGGCGCGACGACGGCATCTATATCGATGGAACCTTCGGGCGGGGCGGGCACAGCCGGCTCATCCTGGAGCGGCTGGGGCCCGGCGGAAGGCTGATCGCTTTCGACAAGGACCCGGCAGCAATCACCGAAGCGGGCACCGTAGAGGATGCCCGCTTCGCTATTGAGCATGACAGCTTCGCGCAAATGGGCGGCGCCCTGGATGCGCGCGGCATCGGACGGGTGGCTGGTGTGCTGCTCGATCTGGGCATCAGTTCGCCGCAGATCGATGAAGGCGCGCGCGGCTTTTCGTTCCGGATGGACGGCCCGCTCGACATGCGGATGGACACCACGCGCGGCATCACCGCAGCCCAATGGCTGGCCGAGGCCGATGAGCGCGATATTGCAAGGGTGATACGGGACTATGGGGAAGAACGGTTTGCTGTACAGATTGCAAAGGCGATTGTTGCTCGCCGGCGCGAATCCGGGACTCGAGGTCCTCTCGATCGCACATCCGAGCTTGCCGCGCTCGTGGCGCAAGCCGTCAAGACTCGCGAGAAGGGTCAAGACCCTGCGACCCGCACCTTTCAGGCTCTACGGATTCACGTCAATCAAGAGCTTGCGGACCTCGAAACCGGTCTGAAGGCGGCATTCGAACGTCTGGAACAGGGGGGACGACTCGTCGTGATCAGCTTCCATTCGCTGGAAGACCGCATCGTCAAGCGCTTCATGCAGGCACTGGCGCGGCCGGAGCAATCCGCCGCGCCGGAGATGCGCCGGGCGCCGCTGCGTGCGCATGAACTGCCGGCGCCGCAACTGCGCCTGCTGGGCCGCGTGCGCCCGTCGGAGGCCGAGGTCTCGGCCAATCCGCGGGCGCGCTCGGCCATCATGCGCGTGGCCGAACGCTGCTGA
- the ftsL gene encoding cell division protein FtsL, with product MNRLNMFLLTALVLCALSLVNAQHQARQLFVELDRAQAEEKQLNIDWSRLQYEQSSLGKSARIAEIARTQLKMAPAQAGRTQYLQGFADLPVASSAAASAPAASGVQP from the coding sequence ATGAACCGCCTCAACATGTTCCTGCTGACCGCGCTGGTGCTGTGCGCGCTGTCGCTGGTCAATGCGCAGCATCAGGCACGACAGCTGTTCGTCGAGCTCGACCGCGCGCAGGCGGAAGAGAAGCAGCTCAACATCGACTGGTCGCGGCTGCAGTACGAGCAGAGTTCGCTGGGCAAGAGCGCGCGCATCGCCGAGATCGCGCGCACGCAATTGAAGATGGCCCCCGCACAGGCGGGCCGCACGCAGTATCTGCAGGGGTTTGCCGACTTGCCGGTGGCGTCGTCCGCCGCGGCCAGCGCGCCCGCGGCTTCGGGAGTCCAGCCGTGA
- a CDS encoding peptidoglycan D,D-transpeptidase FtsI family protein — translation MSGAHKHPGTAARARLGQFSASPVLGLRLPMWRSKLVVFLMFAAFMALIVRAAWIQGPGNRFYEVEGKKRFQRTLELPATRGKILDRNGLVLATSLPVKAIWAVPEDVPNTVPGEDMQKLAKLLGMSNKDLAGKLGEDKGFVYLKRQVLPDIADQIAGLKIDGIYQTREYKRFYPEGEAMAHVVGFTNVEDKGQEGMELAREADLAGASGQRQVIKDRLGRVVEDVGVLKAPREGRDLTLSIDAKIQYLAFNELKAAVERNRAKAGSAIVLDAQTGEVLALTNYPTYNPNDRSRLSGEQLRNRVLTDTFEPGSMMKPISIGLALQLHRVTPTTLVQTNGKFTLDGATISDTSNYGTLTVGQVIQHSSNIGTTKIALMLKPQEMWDMFTSVGFGQAPKIGFPGAVAGRLRPAKNWRRIEQATMSYGYGLSVSLFQMAHAYTIFAHDGELIPVTMYRTNGQSPQGERVLSSEVARQIRQMLETVTSPGGTAPQAQVMGYRVGGKTGTAYKHVGRGYDRSKYRASFIGLAPMSNPRIIVAVSVDEPSAGSHYGGSVAGPVFASIAGGSLRALNVSPDSPVRQLVMTEGVAEEPVGALQ, via the coding sequence GTGAGCGGCGCACACAAGCATCCGGGGACGGCGGCCCGCGCCCGCCTGGGTCAGTTCTCCGCCAGCCCGGTGCTGGGGCTGCGCCTGCCGATGTGGCGCTCCAAGCTGGTGGTCTTCCTGATGTTCGCCGCGTTCATGGCGCTGATCGTCCGTGCGGCGTGGATCCAGGGACCGGGCAACCGCTTCTACGAGGTCGAGGGCAAAAAGCGCTTCCAGCGCACGCTGGAACTGCCGGCCACGCGCGGCAAGATCCTCGACCGCAACGGCCTGGTGCTGGCCACGAGCCTGCCGGTCAAGGCCATCTGGGCCGTGCCCGAGGACGTGCCCAACACCGTGCCCGGCGAAGACATGCAGAAGCTCGCCAAGCTGCTCGGCATGAGCAACAAGGATCTGGCGGGCAAGCTGGGCGAGGACAAGGGCTTCGTCTACCTGAAGCGCCAGGTGCTGCCGGACATCGCCGACCAGATCGCCGGCCTGAAGATCGACGGTATCTATCAGACGCGCGAATACAAGCGCTTCTACCCGGAAGGCGAAGCGATGGCGCACGTCGTCGGCTTCACCAACGTCGAGGACAAGGGTCAGGAAGGCATGGAACTGGCGCGCGAGGCGGATCTCGCGGGCGCGTCCGGCCAGCGTCAGGTGATCAAGGATCGCCTGGGCCGCGTGGTGGAGGACGTCGGCGTGCTGAAGGCACCGCGCGAGGGCCGTGACCTGACGCTCTCCATCGACGCCAAGATCCAGTACCTGGCCTTCAACGAACTCAAAGCGGCCGTGGAGCGCAACCGCGCCAAGGCCGGCAGCGCCATCGTGCTCGACGCCCAGACCGGCGAGGTGCTGGCGCTGACCAACTACCCGACCTACAACCCGAACGACCGCTCGCGCCTGTCGGGCGAACAGCTGCGCAACCGCGTGCTGACCGACACCTTCGAGCCCGGCTCGATGATGAAGCCGATCAGCATCGGCCTCGCGCTGCAGCTGCACCGCGTGACGCCCACCACACTGGTGCAGACCAACGGCAAGTTCACGCTGGACGGCGCGACCATCTCCGACACCAGCAACTACGGCACGCTGACTGTCGGCCAGGTGATTCAGCACTCGAGCAACATCGGCACGACCAAGATCGCGCTGATGCTCAAGCCGCAGGAAATGTGGGACATGTTCACCAGCGTCGGCTTCGGCCAGGCGCCCAAGATCGGCTTCCCGGGCGCGGTGGCGGGGCGGCTGCGGCCGGCCAAGAACTGGCGGCGCATCGAGCAGGCGACCATGTCGTACGGCTACGGCCTGTCGGTGTCGCTGTTCCAGATGGCGCACGCTTATACGATCTTCGCGCACGATGGCGAGCTGATTCCGGTCACGATGTACCGCACCAACGGCCAGTCGCCGCAGGGTGAGCGCGTGCTGTCGTCGGAGGTGGCGCGGCAAATACGCCAGATGCTGGAAACCGTGACCTCGCCGGGCGGCACCGCGCCGCAGGCACAGGTGATGGGCTACCGCGTGGGCGGCAAGACCGGTACGGCGTACAAGCACGTCGGCCGCGGATATGACCGCTCCAAGTACCGTGCGTCGTTCATCGGCCTGGCGCCCATGTCGAACCCGCGCATCATCGTCGCTGTCAGCGTCGACGAGCCTTCGGCCGGCAGCCACTACGGCGGTTCGGTGGCCGGGCCGGTGTTTGCCTCGATCGCCGGCGGCAGCCTGCGCGCGCTGAACGTATCGCCGGATTCGCCGGTGCGCCAGCTCGTGATGACCGAAGGCGTGGCCGAAGAACCCGTGGGGGCGCTGCAATGA